The genomic interval acgtttataagccaaaatttgaactttcaattttaaatttagaattgattttgaaatttttcattgtagtttatttgttaaccttttctttttagatcgctaaacaCACACAATAAACAACGCGTGATACAACATCCATATCCCACACTGTCCATCATCCCCCCACCTTCACACCtccagttaaattttaactttttgaacAACACACCACATATATCgatttgaattaaaattttactaaaacacaccgcatatatatataacttttatttataaattattttttgtttgcaaatgtaccgtttggttttttcaaaaaacaaaaaaaaaatgaccccCTCATTGTTTGGTTAATGGTCCTATTCATGTTCAATACTTCAATGCTTAGTAATTCGAAGGATTCTGCACTTGAAGATAGCATAGAAGTAACGTTTCAAAAGCTTGATgttcaatttattttggtcatcTGATTCAGTTGTATGGTTAGGTCCATTTTCTTCCTGGAAAGGAAATATCCAGTCTCTTTAGAACAACTTTGAATATGTAGGGGAATGAAGCACTCAAAGCATTGATCAATTGCAGTTGCTTGGCAAATGGCCGAAGAAATGTAGAGCCTAGCGTTTCACTTGTATCATAATCTATTCTCATTTGAAACTTAGGAATTTATCAAAGTGAACacacttttctttttaaagcTGTCCTGAAACAACGGAATTGTGCAACTTTAGCAGCCTTGAAGATCCATTTCCCATTGGATGAGCATATGAAATTTAGTATGCTAGTAGTCCTTTATACCATACACTTATTGCTATAAATATTCtgattttcataatattaatttgaagACGACATTAGGTCCATAAGGCTGTGGATGTCATACAAATCTGCAGTAAGGTTTTCTTACGAATATTGGGATCCTCCGACAGCAAGAAATATGAACGGAAATGACAAAAGTGAAAACATAACGAACTTCAGTTGCAGAACGGTGTTATTACAATCAAAAGCCCGAATCAGAAATGCAGAATGTTCAGAGGGTCTTAATCCTGATTtacaataaccaacaaaaCCTTCCTCTCGTTATCtaacaaaggaaaaaagagggTCTTTTTCATATCTAATACGCAGATTATTCAAGAATTGTGTCGAAGGGTAGCAGGTGATAGATCATGGATGAACATCAGTTTGCAAAAGATAAGGGCAAAACACTATGCCAACAGCTCCTGAAGTCTGAACAACCTGTGTGACTGTAACCACGGACTCTGTGTACTGCTGAAAGAAACAGCACCACCGGTTTTCAGTCGTTCTAACGAAGATTTCAGCATTAGCTAGGGTGTCAGCGAAGGGCGACTGGAGTGATTGCTGAGTCTTAACACCGGCACTAGTCCACCATCACTGGCTGATTGTCCACTAATGATGTGTGTTAGCTAGGTGGTTTGTAGTAATAGGCCCATCTCTGAAATCCTGAAAGTAAGTGTCACCTACAGAGCATAATTTGGCCACTCGAACAGCCTCAAAACTGAAGCCTTATCTTTAgttctttaattaatttagatggAGGTTGTCAGTGGAGAGGTAATTAAACCTCAGTGCCTACTAGATGAAGAAATGGTAGATATCAGTGGCACATTTTTCTGCATCATTCTGTTGCATCATGGCTCAAAGATTGCATGGTAGTGGTCTAGTGGATGCATGCTATATGGGGGATCAGTAGAATGCTGATGGCCTTATTATGACTTGAAACAGAAGGAACATACATGCCATTGCGCATAATTGTAATCGAAGTTGTTGCCAGTGATGCTTGGTGATTAGGTCTCATGTCAGTCAAGCTTATCCAAgttgataatatttttcattgtttatatcttttatatatatgtgaatcaAAACAGTGTTTTCTAAGAGCAGGATGTGGCCTATCTGTTGTTCAGCATGTTTCCTTCTGTTTGCTTACGATTTAGGATGGGCTAGGCTAACAGAGGAATTCTTTTGACAACAAAATTCATTTCAAAACGAGTTGTGGTCTAACTAATTtgcttttgaaaaatattaggagagagacgAAATAGTGACATATATTCTTTGCCGTGTCTATGTCAGTTCAAATAAAGCTTGAAAGGATATTGTCCGTAAGGGAAACCATCGCTATTAGTTTGTTCTGCTTGTCCGAGCTTAAGTTAAAAGCAATGCGAAAATCTTAACTAACAGCTCTAAGAAATTGAAACATTACATCAGGTAGGTATAAGCCAACACTTGTTTTAAACGACATATTGAGTGATAATCTACGAGGTCAGGTTATATATGTCTAAGAAAGAAGCTAACTGTGCTTTATTTCttcttatatttaatgttgtcAAGATAGTACTCAAGTTCGTCAATGCAATTAGATTATCTGGAGTCAAATCAAAACTTGACTTGACAAACTAAGATTTGTTGCAGTTACATCAAATATTGAAATGCAGCTTGAAGGTATTCTATTATCACAAGCAAGAATTTTCCAAGTTCTCAACGAAAAGTCCAAAAGACAGTATAAAGGTATGCTTCCTTTTCTGATTAAATCATAATTCTTAGTGTATAAGCCAAACaaagaataaaacaattaaCATGTGCTTAATACGATGTCATAAAATACGTACAAGGGTATGGTAGATTGTTAGGTGGTCGTGAAAATTTAATCAGCACATGTTTGTATAGTGGAACAAAGTGGCTTTTGTTTAGACAACTCTAAAGAAGTCATCCTTCGAATCATACCGAGCAAAATTAAGTGTCTCCTAATCttaccatgaaaaaaaatattatttttactgaCGCCAGTACGCTACACATTGAAATATATCCAGGAACTTTTCCATTAACCAATAAATTTCAGTATTATCTTCTGAGACTGGATAGAACAACACAATGATGCACATTTTTGCACAACCACCTACAATAGTCATCACGTAAGGACCTCTACCTTCCGGTGATGATGCACGTCAGAAAATGAGGCGTACAAAGTACAAACACTAGTGCAAAGTTCAGAAAATGGACATCTGCGCTCACTAGGACACAAAATTTCAGTCCCAGTTGTGACAACAACATAACAATGTCAGTTACACCTAACGATTCACGAAATGTATGTTCTCTGAATTTGAGCAAAAGAGCAGTTACCTGATCCATCACTAGCAAGGTAAAATAACACCATATATACTAGTGAAACACAGCACAAAGCATGAACTACTCAAATGCTCATGGTAACAAAGTTTGAGGCAAATGGTACTTTAGCAAACATGAACTTAGCAGCACAAAACAGCTGATTCTGGCCACATATATCCAGTGCGGTGAGTAATTCAGTTTTCACCTAAGTAACGGGAGATTGGGCAGGATGGTCAGGAGGCGGCGTAGGTCGCGGCACATAAGGAAGGAGAGGAGTGCCATGCTCAATTGGACCTGCCCCAATAGTTGCCTTGGAGCTTGGACTTGGATCAACAGGTCGGTAGTCATCGATCCTGACATCTTCCAAGGACCTTGTCTTGCGGTTAGTAGAATCAAGTCTTCTTTCCTGAGAACGATATATGAAAGAACATGAGTTATGCAGAAGTACTGGAGTATTATTATGAAACTGGAGAAATACCTTCCAACTAACTTTATATCTTCTcaaaaataagattaaaaaaaatgaacatcAAGGGAAATATATACAGGTAGCATAAGTTTTCCATGTTCTGCCTGAAACTCAAAAGTGCACACCTGTAGTCTTCTGCCATTTAGCTCAATGCCTCCATAGGCCTGATGATCTGCTATTGAGCAAAATGTCATCCAtagttaataaatatattacccTCTTAATCTAAAAAAAGTTCAATAAAACGTTGAACCGACATACAAAAGACTGAAGAAGCCAGAACCAGGTAGCCAATGAAGAAAAGTGACGATGTATAGCAAAAACCGAACTACTACTCTGACAACGGATGGAAATCCAAATATATTCATTGAAAACTGCAAAATGGTGCTTAACTACGCCTACGGTACCTAAGAACGTTGAAATGTCGATAGCATCACATCTCATTCAAACTCTTTTAAGACATCCAACATCAAACATGAAGCAAGCACCAATGGCAGATAGCTGCTAAAGCTAAAAAGGAACGGAAGCTATCACTTTTCACTCTAAACCAATAGGACATCAAGAGAGGACATGAACAGCACGAACCAAGTAAGtgacaagagaaaaaacacaaagaGGGTAGGATAGGAACAGATAGAGCAATCCTTTTCTTTGTGTACCTGAAGATTTCGCCATGCTTCTTGCATCTAAAGACATCCCCGCTGACATGTTTCCTCCTCCAGCAAATGTAACGaccaacaaaacaaacaaagggAGACGCTTCATCTTCAGCTCCCCTAAAACACAGCAGCTACTTCGAACGCCAAAGGCTTCTGTTCTGCACCCCCTCCTCGGCTTCCTCTGGCTCACTCTTTTTCAAAGATAACGAAAGGTCCGTGCATGATGTGATTTCATTTGCATTTTACTCGCAAGGTGCCAGtacatgattaaaaaaatgatgtgataAGACGGCAGAATTTATGTCTCGCCAAGACcgaggagcagcagctgcagaaAAAATGGCCCAGGGCAAAGGCCAGGAAGCTGGCCACCATGCATTCCTCCGTTGCCAGCACTTCGCATTAATTGCCAATCGTGCAAACATATACCAGTGCAGGAGCTCCGTAGCTTCCAGGTTTCACTGATAATGTTCAGAACTTCAGAAGTTCAGATACAGGAACAGTACGCACAGAAATCTGCTTGTATAGACATGATTAACAGGTAGGGCGTTGAATCAAAGCATCAGATTGAAGTATACATCCACAAATGGGACAACTTCGCCAAAATATTCAGCTGAAGCTTGTAAATAGAGTAAGACATGACATCAGGGGCAAGCTCATTTgatacaaaaaatatagcaatatagTAGTATTACAATGATATAGGAAGCATGTCGGCACTGGCAATTAGAACTCCTTTTCCTTGTGCTCTTCATGCTGCCCATCCAGTACTGATTTAAAATTAGTCCATGTTGCAGAATTTCTAAATGATTCTTATATGAATGTCATCTATTCGGGATGATGTCGTTGGAGCCTTCTAGGTCACAGGTGCGTTCAGGGCAATCCAGCTTACCCCACCGTGCATTTACTCTCTGGCAGGGAAATATTGGTTTTCCAAGGCTGCAAAAGACAACcaaaaaatgataagatgAGCAACTCATAAGAGAATGATCTCGTCACGGGAGGCCATGAGATTCAGCAAAATCATGATGTTGTGAATGAAAACATCTACTTCTAAGGACATACCCCCTTTATGGTAAAAGGGTGCCAAAACGGTATGGTGCCTTAATTTTCCTCTTTTTGGCTTTCAGACCTTATTTTTGCAGCAACTCTATATGAACAAATTAGCATTGCAATACCTTAAGAATTTTCCTTTGGGAATGCCAATTCAACGGTTCAAACTTGGCTAGTATGGACTTACCTTCGATTGACAACGTTGTGCACATAGCATAACCACTGAGAGAATTCAGCCTGAGAACCAGCCTGCACAGGATTTGATCTATGAACAAGAAGTTAAGAAGGTCAGTTCAATATTGTGCCAAGTCAACTTATTGTTGTTACATTGAgagaaaaacatgaaaaatttaagatagcagaagaaaagaacaaaagagCAACAATAGGCAGCTGGATAGCACCTCATGACtggaaaataataaactataacAGGCAAAACGAATATACCTACACAAATATGAATATACATTAGCAATTAGTGAAATgagcttaaaaaatagatacgGATTGTTACATCCAATGCCCACGTCCCGTTGTCACCATAATTTCTGTGTTGAGATAGTGTAAAATAACTAAAGAAgtattttaaacaaatttgtGGATGCAAAACTtcagaagataaaagataCAGAAATATAGTTTCGTATtgcaaaactaaaatgaattCCTAGTTCCTACATTATGTCCTTGTATCTCATCCTAAAGCAATCAAAGAACAAAGGCTGATATCTTATTATATACCAACATTTCAACAAGATATAATCCTGTCACACAGAAACACTCCTCGAGgaatcaaacaatcaaaatgGATATTATAATTTCTCCTAGTGGATGGACAGCGTCACTTACTTTAAAACTTCCTTGAAGTGATCTGCACATTCCTTGCAAGGGTACAGTCTAGATATTATAGCCATCTGAACATGAGAATCAGCAGAAATGTTACCTTCCATGAAACAAGTAACCAAGAAAAAGGAATAGTGAGATGCAGAAAAGGGTAAATCTTcagtaaataataaaataaattcctCTTTGTTAGAGtgaatgaaaaataggaaacaaACTTCTCATAATTCATCGTGGGTTGAGGCTCAGTTTGCAGTTCTGTGCTactatgtttatgttttaagCTTTCAAGGAAGAGTTTTGTGAAATTCAGTTATCTCAGGTTAAAGCTAGATATTGTTCAACGGTCAATtttcatctcatattttttagagGACAATAACAGCTAGACAAACACCCATATATC from Oryza brachyantha chromosome 3, ObraRS2, whole genome shotgun sequence carries:
- the LOC107303887 gene encoding uncharacterized protein LOC107303887 isoform X2, which translates into the protein MKRLPLFVLLVVTFAGGGNMSAGMSLDARSMAKSSDHQAYGGIELNGRRLQERRLDSTNRKTRSLEDVRIDDYRPVDPSPSSKATIGAGPIEHGTPLLPYVPRPTPPPDHPAQSPVT
- the LOC107303887 gene encoding uncharacterized protein LOC107303887 isoform X1 yields the protein MKRLPLFVLLVVTFAGGGNMSAGMSLDARSMAKSSADHQAYGGIELNGRRLQERRLDSTNRKTRSLEDVRIDDYRPVDPSPSSKATIGAGPIEHGTPLLPYVPRPTPPPDHPAQSPVT